The Candidatus Neomarinimicrobiota bacterium genome contains a region encoding:
- a CDS encoding BolA family protein has product MVMQEEIERRLRKTLNVAHLEIQDDSAQHAGHTTNPHAGGHFTALLVSKNFEKLNLLERHRLVYDALGNLMGKEIHAFSMKTLTPGEYDRLKKDSA; this is encoded by the coding sequence ATGGTGATGCAGGAAGAAATCGAACGGCGGCTGAGAAAAACGTTGAATGTGGCACATCTGGAAATTCAGGACGATTCAGCGCAACATGCCGGTCATACCACGAATCCCCACGCCGGCGGTCACTTCACCGCGCTGCTGGTATCGAAAAACTTTGAGAAGCTGAATCTTCTTGAGAGACACAGACTGGTCTATGACGCGTTGGGCAATCTCATGGGCAAGGAAATCCACGCTTTCTCCATGAAGACGCTCACCCCCGGTGAATACGACCGGTTGAAGAAAGACAGTGCCTGA
- a CDS encoding NYN domain-containing protein: MIRYIIDGHNFIHTVPRYLTLLDRDYPTCLKMVSNDISDYCHSRKIDIFLVFDGNPPWELPRELERITLKFSGKEIDADALILKQAAKWRGRQTIVVTADRKVEREVTSLGCQVISPQEFDRLLKGKRRGRKKKSVDHRSKDKSLSQTEVAWWRGEMEKELQKKKNEE; the protein is encoded by the coding sequence ATGATCAGATATATCATAGACGGCCACAACTTCATCCACACCGTTCCGAGGTATCTCACACTTCTCGATCGTGACTATCCCACCTGCCTGAAAATGGTCAGCAACGATATTTCCGATTATTGCCACAGTAGGAAAATTGATATTTTTCTCGTCTTCGACGGCAATCCGCCGTGGGAACTACCGCGGGAATTGGAACGGATCACCCTCAAGTTCAGCGGCAAAGAGATCGACGCGGATGCCCTGATCCTTAAACAGGCCGCAAAGTGGCGCGGCCGGCAGACCATCGTCGTAACGGCGGACAGAAAAGTTGAGCGTGAGGTGACATCGCTGGGGTGTCAGGTGATATCGCCGCAAGAATTCGACCGCTTGCTGAAAGGAAAGAGACGCGGCCGCAAGAAGAAGTCGGTTGACCACCGCTCTAAGGATAAAAGCCTGTCGCAGACGGAGGTAGCGTGGTGGCGCGGCGAGATGGAGAAGGAACTGCAGAAAAAGAAGAATGAAGAGTGA